In Corynebacterium aquatimens, one genomic interval encodes:
- a CDS encoding Fur family transcriptional regulator, which translates to MESRLPTRSKTPKIGARNTRQRSAVVEVLKDLDRFASAQAIHRELMARGQKVGLTTVYRTLQTLTDIGAVDVLSSNGETVYRHCLTEHHHHHLVCTKCGRSEEIDGGPVEQWAKETAAQHGYQLGGHDAEVFGICPLCASNDQINNQNANHNSNAAE; encoded by the coding sequence ATGGAGTCTCGCCTGCCTACACGGAGCAAAACCCCGAAGATCGGGGCCCGCAACACCCGTCAGCGCAGCGCGGTTGTAGAAGTCCTCAAAGACTTAGACCGCTTCGCTTCAGCGCAGGCGATCCACCGCGAGCTCATGGCCCGCGGGCAAAAGGTGGGGCTCACCACCGTGTACCGCACGCTGCAAACCCTGACGGATATTGGTGCGGTGGATGTGCTGAGTTCCAACGGGGAAACCGTTTACCGCCACTGCCTCACCGAACACCACCACCATCACCTGGTGTGCACCAAATGCGGCCGTAGCGAGGAAATCGACGGCGGGCCGGTGGAGCAATGGGCGAAAGAAACCGCCGCCCAGCACGGTTACCAACTCGGCGGGCATGACGCCGAGGTATTTGGGATTTGCCCGTTGTGCGCCAGCAACGACCAAATCAATAACCAAAACGCCAACCACAACAGCAACGCAGCTGAATAG
- a CDS encoding glycine--tRNA ligase, which produces MASTVIDTVVNLCKRRGLVYPAGEIYGGTRSAWDYGPLGVELKENVKRQWWKQMVQTRADVVGVDTSVILPPQVWVSSGHVEVFTDPLVESLHTHKRYRADHLLEAYEEKHGHPPANGLADINDPETGQPGNWTEPRAFSGLMKTYLGPVDDKEGLHYMRPETAQGIFVNFKNVMTSARMKPPFGIANTGKSFRNEITPGNFIFRTREFEQMEMEFFVKPGEDEQWHQYWIDNRHQWYIDLGINPDNLRLYEHPQEKLSHYSKRTVDIEYAFNFTGSKWGELEGIANRTDYDLKTHAESSGEDLSYFDQESGERWTPYCIEPAAGLGRAMMAFLIDAYHEDEAPNSKGGVDKRVVLKLDRRLAPVKVAVLPLSKKPELSGPAEELAATLRQHWNIDYDTSGAIGRRYRRQDEIGTPFCVTFDFDSLEDQAVTVRERDTMEQERVKIDELEAYLAARLLGC; this is translated from the coding sequence ATGGCTTCGACCGTGATCGACACCGTTGTCAACCTTTGCAAGCGCCGCGGGCTGGTGTACCCGGCGGGTGAGATCTACGGCGGTACGCGATCGGCGTGGGACTACGGCCCGTTGGGCGTGGAGCTCAAGGAAAACGTCAAGCGCCAGTGGTGGAAGCAGATGGTGCAAACCCGCGCGGACGTCGTTGGCGTGGACACCTCCGTGATCCTGCCCCCGCAGGTCTGGGTGTCCTCAGGGCACGTTGAGGTGTTCACGGACCCGCTGGTGGAGTCGCTGCACACGCACAAGCGTTACCGCGCCGACCACCTGCTGGAAGCGTATGAGGAAAAGCACGGTCACCCGCCAGCAAATGGTTTGGCGGACATCAATGACCCTGAGACTGGCCAGCCGGGCAACTGGACGGAGCCGCGCGCGTTTTCCGGTTTGATGAAGACCTACCTGGGCCCCGTCGATGATAAAGAGGGCCTGCACTACATGCGTCCGGAGACCGCCCAGGGCATCTTTGTTAACTTCAAGAACGTGATGACGTCGGCGCGTATGAAGCCGCCGTTCGGCATTGCCAACACCGGTAAGTCCTTCCGTAATGAGATCACCCCGGGTAACTTCATTTTCCGCACCCGCGAGTTTGAACAGATGGAGATGGAATTCTTCGTCAAACCTGGTGAGGATGAGCAATGGCACCAGTACTGGATTGATAACCGCCACCAGTGGTACATCGACCTTGGTATCAATCCGGATAACCTGCGCCTGTACGAGCACCCGCAGGAGAAGCTCTCGCACTACTCCAAGCGCACGGTGGACATCGAATACGCCTTCAACTTCACCGGTTCCAAGTGGGGTGAGCTCGAAGGAATCGCCAACCGCACGGACTATGACCTGAAGACGCACGCTGAGTCTTCCGGTGAGGATTTGTCCTACTTCGACCAAGAGTCCGGTGAGCGCTGGACGCCGTACTGCATCGAGCCAGCCGCTGGCCTTGGCCGCGCGATGATGGCGTTCCTAATTGACGCGTACCACGAAGATGAGGCGCCGAACTCCAAGGGCGGCGTGGACAAGCGCGTTGTTTTGAAACTGGACCGCCGCCTGGCTCCGGTCAAGGTCGCGGTGCTGCCGCTGTCGAAGAAACCGGAACTGTCCGGCCCGGCTGAAGAGCTTGCAGCGACCTTGCGCCAGCACTGGAACATTGACTACGACACCTCCGGTGCGATTGGCCGTCGCTACCGCCGCCAGGACGAGATTGGAACCCCGTTCTGCGTAACCTTCGACTTCGACTCGCTCGAGGACCAGGCGGTCACAGTGCGCGAACGCGACACGATGGAGCAGGAGCGCGTGAAGATCGATGAGCTGGAGGCGTACCTCGCCGCGCGCCTTCTGGGTTGCTAG
- the recO gene encoding DNA repair protein RecO has product MGRESYRDRAFVVRTYDFGEADRVVVLLTRSHGLVRSVAKGVRKSKSRFGSRIQPFVDVDIQLYPGRNLDTITQADTVGYYGTGIIDDYDRYTAACAILETAERLSYADADTDSFLFDEIAHAFRRLPVTAHPTLVVDAFIVRATAHAGWGLSLFNCANCGRPGPHHAFHSQIGGAACVHCRPPGSFDVEEETLHLLWLLAQNDTPQVRDRAEAQAEAQASKTTVHQAHRLATHHLQWHMESALKTLRIMEQA; this is encoded by the coding sequence GTGGGTAGAGAAAGCTACCGCGACCGCGCGTTTGTGGTTCGCACCTACGACTTCGGGGAGGCTGACCGCGTGGTCGTGCTGCTTACTCGCTCGCACGGCCTGGTGCGCAGCGTGGCAAAGGGGGTGCGCAAATCTAAAAGCCGCTTCGGCTCGCGGATTCAGCCGTTCGTGGACGTAGATATCCAGCTTTACCCGGGCCGAAACTTAGACACGATCACTCAAGCGGACACGGTTGGCTATTACGGCACCGGAATCATTGATGACTATGATCGCTACACCGCCGCGTGCGCGATTTTAGAGACCGCAGAAAGACTCTCTTACGCGGATGCGGACACTGACTCGTTCCTCTTCGACGAGATCGCGCATGCTTTTCGACGACTCCCTGTTACCGCGCACCCAACCTTGGTGGTGGATGCGTTCATTGTGCGCGCCACCGCTCACGCCGGGTGGGGGTTGAGCTTATTCAATTGCGCTAACTGCGGCAGGCCTGGCCCGCACCATGCGTTTCATTCGCAGATCGGCGGTGCCGCGTGCGTTCACTGCCGCCCGCCGGGGTCTTTTGACGTGGAGGAAGAAACGCTCCACTTATTGTGGCTCTTGGCGCAGAACGACACCCCGCAGGTGCGGGACCGGGCCGAGGCTCAAGCCGAGGCGCAGGCGAGCAAAACCACGGTGCACCAAGCCCACCGTCTAGCCACGCACCATCTGCAGTGGCACATGGAATCGGCGCTGAAAACGTTGCGGATCATGGAACAGGCCTAA
- a CDS encoding TPM domain-containing protein, with the protein MTTSSPRSVAPVRIALAAPVIAGGFALAAAPAALAATHYFDNGPHEIVAQAPATVQGAPVDPTDLREKVVDQAGVLSGSEKGDIEAAITQLQERKSLNAYVVYMTTFGGEDPDQWAKTAVNDRGSNTAVVAIATEDRKYAIATGGAWNDSQEAAMEKAAFAQLSNQNFPAAGLAAINSVNGSGGGDGEGGPDGALLAGGVGAAALAGGGFYAYGRRKEKKNEADQITAAKELKPGDVDSLGRLPTPTLEKLAKDTLVQTDESIRVGKEELEIARDEFGADRVRPFTAAMNEATAALQRAFRIHQRLYDAIPETEPEKRAMLIDIVSSCGKAEDALNMRSKQFTDLRNLLIKAPDEIEAIIRRIIDLRARIEPAQATLADLHQRYTDEVLQSIADNIDVANGSIAEAEDQLNTARKLADQPAGQQGALVDVLRAAQHAVEVADTNLTAIEHAEANIARARQNLNALIDEIEDELDQIEQLKRETTQGALVDVAALNTVSERARAQLAELRGRADSDPLDVYTRLTHLDSEIDAEIDRARGVVSDQQRKLQLFDQQMNVATAQIQSAEDLINSRGRIIGSQARTLLAESKRQYAEAHNRRVDDTANAIEFARAATDTSRRASQAAQADVAEYRRMQTNQTMGDIAQAVIWASILGGGGGGGGFGGGFGGGGGGGFSGGGTTSRSGSF; encoded by the coding sequence ATGACTACCTCTTCTCCTCGCAGTGTGGCGCCCGTGCGAATCGCATTGGCGGCGCCCGTGATCGCTGGCGGGTTTGCGCTGGCAGCTGCTCCTGCGGCACTGGCAGCAACGCACTACTTTGACAACGGCCCTCACGAAATCGTTGCGCAGGCACCCGCGACGGTTCAAGGGGCACCCGTCGACCCAACTGACCTGCGGGAAAAGGTCGTGGACCAAGCAGGTGTGCTGAGCGGGAGCGAAAAAGGCGACATCGAAGCAGCGATTACGCAGCTGCAGGAACGAAAGAGTCTCAATGCCTACGTGGTGTACATGACCACCTTTGGTGGTGAGGACCCGGACCAGTGGGCCAAGACCGCGGTGAATGATCGCGGTAGCAACACCGCGGTCGTTGCTATTGCGACGGAGGACCGCAAGTATGCGATCGCTACCGGCGGCGCATGGAATGACTCCCAAGAAGCCGCGATGGAAAAAGCCGCATTCGCCCAGCTGTCCAACCAGAATTTCCCGGCCGCTGGCTTGGCCGCCATCAACTCTGTGAACGGCTCCGGCGGTGGCGATGGTGAGGGCGGTCCTGACGGCGCTCTGCTCGCTGGCGGTGTGGGTGCCGCTGCTTTGGCAGGTGGTGGCTTCTACGCATACGGCCGGCGCAAAGAAAAGAAGAATGAGGCTGATCAGATCACGGCCGCGAAAGAACTTAAGCCGGGCGATGTTGATTCACTCGGTCGCCTCCCTACGCCCACGTTGGAGAAGCTGGCCAAGGACACCCTGGTCCAGACCGACGAATCGATTCGCGTTGGTAAAGAGGAACTGGAAATCGCGCGCGATGAATTCGGCGCTGACCGAGTCCGCCCCTTTACAGCCGCGATGAATGAAGCCACGGCGGCTTTGCAGCGTGCATTTAGGATCCACCAGCGCCTGTATGACGCAATCCCGGAAACCGAGCCGGAAAAGCGCGCCATGCTGATTGACATTGTGTCCTCCTGCGGCAAGGCAGAAGACGCCCTGAACATGCGCAGCAAGCAATTCACGGATCTACGGAACCTTTTGATCAAGGCCCCGGATGAGATCGAAGCGATCATCCGTAGGATCATCGATCTGCGCGCACGCATTGAACCGGCGCAAGCAACGCTGGCGGATCTGCACCAGCGCTACACCGACGAGGTTTTGCAGTCCATTGCGGACAACATCGACGTAGCTAACGGCTCCATCGCCGAAGCCGAAGATCAACTCAACACCGCCCGCAAACTGGCTGACCAGCCGGCTGGCCAGCAGGGCGCACTGGTGGATGTTCTTCGCGCCGCCCAGCACGCTGTTGAGGTCGCTGATACCAACCTCACCGCCATCGAGCATGCTGAGGCCAACATCGCCCGGGCTCGCCAGAATTTGAACGCCTTGATTGATGAGATCGAGGATGAGCTTGACCAGATTGAGCAGCTGAAGCGCGAAACAACCCAGGGCGCTCTCGTTGACGTCGCGGCTTTGAACACCGTCTCTGAACGGGCCCGCGCGCAACTGGCAGAACTTCGTGGGCGTGCAGACTCTGACCCGCTGGATGTGTACACGCGCCTGACCCACTTGGACTCGGAAATCGATGCAGAAATTGATCGCGCCCGCGGAGTGGTCTCCGACCAGCAGCGCAAACTGCAGCTCTTTGATCAGCAGATGAATGTTGCAACCGCGCAGATTCAAAGCGCTGAAGATTTGATCAACTCCCGCGGCCGCATTATCGGCTCGCAAGCCCGCACGTTGCTCGCTGAGTCGAAGCGTCAGTACGCCGAAGCGCACAACCGGAGGGTCGATGACACCGCGAACGCAATCGAGTTCGCGCGCGCGGCAACCGATACTTCACGGCGCGCCTCGCAGGCGGCGCAGGCCGATGTTGCGGAATACCGCCGTATGCAGACCAACCAAACCATGGGCGACATCGCCCAGGCCGTAATCTGGGCGTCCATCCTCGGTGGCGGCGGAGGCGGTGGCGGCTTCGGCGGTGGATTCGGCGGCGGCGGTGGCGGCGGCTTCAGCGGTGGAGGAACCACCAGCCGCAGCGGTTCCTTCTAA
- a CDS encoding ArsR/SmtB family transcription factor, with protein MISALDSPLRLRILILLDEGPHVVHQLVTKLDKSQPLISQHLRVLKKAGLVEAERSGREVVYSLTADDIVAVLEAIQEIGSTKKAPNNTSRRKTPTAVVKPDLLGVSERYGSVAAAGPPAEILPEVDPGLLPSQKKPLQ; from the coding sequence GTGATTAGCGCACTAGATTCCCCACTCCGTCTTCGGATTCTGATTCTGCTCGACGAAGGTCCCCACGTTGTCCACCAGCTTGTCACCAAACTAGACAAATCACAGCCACTGATCAGCCAGCACCTTCGCGTGTTAAAGAAAGCCGGGCTGGTAGAAGCCGAGCGTTCTGGGCGTGAAGTGGTCTACTCCCTCACCGCGGACGACATCGTGGCAGTCTTAGAGGCTATCCAAGAAATCGGTTCTACGAAAAAGGCCCCCAACAACACCAGCCGGAGGAAAACTCCTACTGCCGTTGTGAAGCCGGATCTGCTCGGCGTTTCTGAACGCTACGGATCTGTTGCAGCTGCGGGACCACCAGCTGAGATCTTGCCTGAGGTTGACCCTGGTCTGCTCCCCTCCCAGAAGAAACCGTTACAGTAG
- a CDS encoding isoprenyl transferase has protein sequence MIPGFESVPTPPAIDPEFIPRHIALVMDGNGRWATERGLPRTEGHKRGEAVLMECVDACLALGSVKWLSAYAFSTENWRRSRDEVRFLMGFNRDVLHRQRDILHEKNVRIVWAGRRPRLWRSVIREFEIAEELTKNNTAMTLAMCVNYGGRAELVDAARAIAEATRAGKLTPQRIDEELLGQFMYRPDMPDVDLFLRPSGELRTSNFLLWQSAYAEMVYQDKLFPDFQAVDLYDAVLEYARRDRRFGGVK, from the coding sequence GTGATACCTGGCTTTGAATCTGTTCCCACTCCGCCCGCCATCGACCCGGAATTCATTCCGCGGCACATCGCATTGGTCATGGACGGCAACGGCCGGTGGGCAACTGAACGCGGGTTGCCACGCACGGAAGGGCACAAGCGCGGCGAAGCCGTGCTCATGGAATGCGTGGACGCGTGCTTGGCGCTGGGCAGTGTGAAATGGCTTTCGGCCTACGCCTTTTCGACGGAAAACTGGCGCCGTTCCCGCGATGAAGTCCGCTTCCTCATGGGATTCAACCGCGATGTGCTCCACCGCCAGCGCGACATTCTGCATGAGAAGAACGTGCGCATCGTTTGGGCTGGGCGCCGGCCGCGCTTATGGCGGTCCGTAATCCGCGAGTTTGAGATCGCCGAGGAATTGACAAAGAACAACACGGCCATGACCTTGGCCATGTGCGTCAATTACGGCGGCCGTGCGGAACTCGTCGACGCCGCCCGCGCTATCGCCGAGGCGACCCGCGCCGGGAAACTCACACCACAGCGTATCGACGAAGAACTCCTTGGCCAGTTCATGTACCGCCCCGACATGCCGGACGTTGATCTGTTTCTGCGCCCTTCGGGTGAACTGCGCACCTCAAACTTCCTGTTGTGGCAATCAGCCTATGCAGAAATGGTCTACCAAGATAAGCTGTTCCCGGATTTCCAGGCGGTAGACCTCTACGACGCCGTGCTTGAGTACGCGCGCCGGGATAGGCGATTCGGAGGAGTGAAGTGA
- a CDS encoding VIT1/CCC1 transporter family protein has product MGDGAKGVVDKHAAPTKQQIKRWRQYLANERAEAATYREMAKKREGHEREILEQIADAESRHELYWREKLGPEVGMPQKPDWGTRFHAFMARNVSPVFALALMQSAESRSPYMDDEDASDEIAADEAMHAEVVRALATQGRERLSGSFRAAVFGANDGLVSNVALVLGVMGSGVSSSYILLTGISGLLAGALSMAAGEYVSVKSQTELLDASRPDPMATSHVPKLDVNQNELALVYRARGMDAHQAEQRAKDVFAATQYGAGQLGDNDNGLHGNSLVRDGLTDGDYDSHEAVGNALSAGVASFCFFAAGAFIPLIPFILGLAPTPGAVVALILVSIALFATGGLTGLLSGKPPFPRALRQLGIGLGAAGITYVLGMLFGGVVG; this is encoded by the coding sequence ATCGGGGACGGTGCCAAAGGCGTCGTCGATAAGCATGCTGCTCCCACGAAGCAACAGATCAAGCGCTGGCGCCAGTACCTGGCAAACGAGCGCGCTGAGGCCGCGACCTACCGTGAGATGGCGAAAAAGCGCGAGGGGCACGAGCGCGAAATCCTTGAGCAGATCGCGGACGCCGAATCCCGTCACGAGCTCTACTGGCGTGAGAAGCTCGGGCCGGAAGTGGGCATGCCGCAGAAACCCGATTGGGGCACACGCTTCCACGCGTTCATGGCGCGCAACGTCAGTCCCGTCTTCGCCCTAGCGTTGATGCAATCGGCGGAATCGCGTTCGCCGTACATGGACGATGAAGACGCCTCAGATGAGATCGCCGCGGACGAGGCGATGCACGCGGAAGTCGTGCGTGCCCTGGCAACGCAGGGCCGTGAGAGACTCTCCGGTTCTTTCCGGGCGGCGGTCTTTGGTGCGAACGACGGCCTGGTCTCCAACGTTGCTCTGGTTTTGGGTGTGATGGGCTCCGGTGTGTCCTCCAGCTACATCCTGCTCACCGGCATCTCTGGGCTGTTGGCGGGTGCGCTGTCTATGGCGGCCGGCGAGTACGTGTCTGTCAAGAGCCAGACTGAGCTTCTCGACGCCTCACGGCCCGACCCGATGGCCACGAGCCACGTTCCGAAACTCGATGTGAACCAAAACGAGCTGGCCCTGGTGTACCGCGCCCGGGGGATGGATGCGCATCAAGCCGAACAACGCGCCAAAGACGTGTTCGCCGCAACCCAATACGGTGCTGGCCAGCTTGGGGACAATGACAACGGGCTGCACGGCAATAGCCTGGTCCGCGACGGGCTTACTGATGGGGACTACGACAGCCACGAGGCGGTGGGCAACGCGTTATCCGCCGGCGTGGCGTCCTTCTGCTTTTTCGCTGCGGGAGCGTTCATTCCGCTGATTCCGTTCATCCTTGGACTCGCCCCCACTCCGGGTGCGGTGGTTGCACTGATTTTGGTGTCCATCGCACTATTTGCCACCGGCGGGCTCACCGGCCTACTCAGCGGCAAACCCCCGTTCCCACGGGCTCTCCGGCAGCTGGGAATCGGCCTTGGCGCCGCGGGAATCACGTACGTTCTTGGAATGCTCTTCGGCGGCGTGGTTGGCTAG